The DNA sequence GTTCGCTGGATACTGTTCTACCACGGCAGAGAAAGCCTGACGGGCAGCATCGAGATCATTTTGTAGCAGATAAATTTCACCTAGCCAGTAATGCGCATTGGCCACCAGCTTGCCATCTGGATAATCGGTGAGATGTTTTTTAAAAAGGGCAATGGCATCTTCAGTTTTACCCGCTTTTAACTGGTCATAGGCATTGCTGTAGTGCTTTGCTTCATCTGTACCGGAATTGACACTTTCGGCAGCGGGACTGTTAGCAGAGGGGCTATCAGCGCGACTTGGGGTGGGGGTCACCGACGAGTCACCAGCTGCAATAGCACTGAGCCGCCGATCAAGGTCCATGTAGTCGTCGAGCTGACGGGATTTCAATTGACGGATTTCATGGCTCAATTCTTCCACCATACCACGCAGGGTTCGAACTTCTTCCTGCAACATTTGCATCTGGTATTGAACTCCCCCATTAAAGGTGGATGTCTGGGCAGGTGGGTCAGGGACAGCCCTGGGAGATGCAACTTGGGGCTGGCTGCCCAGTTCAGAGACGGGCGCAGCGGCAAAACCAAAGATGGGCAGGAGAGAGAAAAGAATAATACCAATTGCAGTCACACGCATGGGGATATCCTCTACCGACGGTACGGAAAAACGCTACACTGGAATGGCAATACGCCCGGTGTTTGAACACCGGACGTTTGCAAAAAACAGCAACAGCGCCTGGGGCGCGATTACTTCATTTCTACGCGACGATTCAACGCCCAAGCAGTTTCATTGCTATCCAGGGAAGCGGGGCTTTCCTCACCATAGCTGATCACTTCCAGCAAATTGCCATTCACACCCTCGGAAATCAGGAAATCGCGAACGGCATTGGCGCGACGCTCACCCAGCGCCATGTTGTATTCGCGTGTCCCGCGCTCGTCAGCATGGCCTTCCAGACGAACATTGACTGGATTGGCACGCAACCATTCTGCATGGAGACGCAACGCAGCGGTGGCTTCAGCATTGAGAACAGCACGATCAAACTCGAAGTAGAAAACCCGCGGCACAGCTGTATCCGTACCCAGTGTCGTGGCAGTAACGCCTTCAGTTGATACTGAACCTGTAGACACTTGACTACTTGGCACCGACGTACCGGCACTCGCTGTATCAGTTGTATCAGTACCGGTTGAGGAACAGCCCGATAACAGCGCCATCACAACGGTAACCAAAGCGCCGTATTTGAGCAGTTGATTATTCATTTCTTTCTCCTGTAATTAAATAATGTAGCTTGTTTATTTTGGTGACCAGGCAGGCTCTCGGACATCGCCGACAGTTGCTGGCAGTAAAAATTTCACACCCGCATCCAGCGAAACAGCTGCCAGTACTCCCTTGCTGCCTTGTTTGGTTGCGTAAATCAACATAGCACCATTCGGGGCAACTGTAGGGGATTCATCCAGATACGTTTGTGTTAAAACTCTCAGGTCGCCCGTAACCAGGTCCTGTGAAGCGATATGAAAATCGCCTTTATCGCGGTGCACCATAACTAAAGTGCGCCCATCAGGAGCAAGTCTTGGTCTGGCATTGTACGACCCTGCGAAGGTTAAGCGTTCTACCTGTCCGCTGGCAATGGTTAACTTATAAATTTGTGGCGCTCCGCCCCTATCTGAGGTAAAAATCAGTGATTTTCCGTCCGGCGTCCAGTTTGGTTCGGTATCAATCGCAAAATGCGTGGTCATGCGGATAAATTTTCGCGTCATCAAATCAAGCGTATAAAGTTCAGGGTTGCCGTCTTTTGATAAGACCAGAGCCAGTTTTCGACCATCGGGTGACCAGGCGGGTGCGCCGTTGAGCCCCCGGAAATTGGTCAACTGCTCGCGGGCAGCCGTGGCAAGATTTTGACGAAAAATGGCCGGCCGTCCTGTTTCAAAAGAGACGTACACCAACTCCTTTGCATCCGGGGACCAGGCCGGCGACATGATCGGCTCGTCTGATGCCAACAGCAAACGTTCTCTGGCACCATCCGCATCAGACACCATCAGGCGAAATGACATTTTTCCGTTCTTGGGAATGGCACTCACGTAGGCAATGCGGGTAGAGAAAGCACCGGGGATACCGGTGATAGTTTCATACACCTGATCGCTGATGTGGTGAGCGATATCTCGCAACTGTGCAGCCTTTCCATCCACCGCCTTGGTAAACAGCTTGCGGCCTCCAGCCACCTCCATAAGGCTGAACGTCACCTTGTAACTGCCCCCCTGATCAGTCACGTCGCCAACCACCAGGTATTCTGCACCCAGAACCCGCCAGTCACGCAAGTAGACATCATTCTCACGGGCGGGAAATGACAACATGTTTTGCCGGGGTATCGAATTGAACAGGCCACTGCGATCCAGATCCGCCGAAACGATGTTACTGATATCTTCAGGCAGCGCCCGACCGCCGAGCGTCATCGGTGAAATGGCGATACGGGTCGGATTGTCAACGCCTTGGGTAATTTCGATGGTGAATTCAGCAAATGCTGACGGCAGCCAGCACGCCATAAACACGCACAAACTTAGTAGAAACCCGGTTTTCCTCACTGTTTATAACCTCAAATCATCTGGTCTGAAAATTAATGGCAATTTACGAAAATAAGTCTCGAACACCTTCGGCGGCAGTTCCTTTAACTTTTCGAACCGGCCCACTTTAAGCACCGCCTGTACGGCAGAACGATCAAACGCCTCATTACCGCTGGATCTGACAATATCAACACGAACTACCTGCCCATTGGGCAACAGTTGCACCAGCAACTCAACCTCCATATCGCGACGGGAATTGAGTGGACGATTCCAGTTGGCGGCCAGACGCTCAAAAATGTAATCCGCGTAACTGCTGGCCAACTCCTCATCGTTCGCGGCCGCCAAAAATGCCTCTTCCTCGGCCAGGGCACTGGCCAGTGCCTGTTCAAGTTGCTGCTTATCTATTTGCGGCTTGGGCTCTGGTTGCGGTTCCGGTTTTGGCGCGGGTTTGGGTTCCGGTTTTGGCGCAGGCTTCGGCGCTGGCTTGGGCTTGGGCTTAGGAGCCGGTTTCGGGGTCGGTTTGGGAGCCGGCTTGGGTGCCGCTTTAGGCACCGGGGGCTTCGGTTTGGGTTTGGCCTTTTCCTCCAGCTTGAGCAACGTTGCCTGAACATATTTCGGCTGGGTAATTTTTCGTTGTTTCCTCTCCGGCTCCCAATGCACTACCATCAGCGCCACCATGCAAGCATGCAACAGCAGGCTCACCAAAACGGCAACGGTAAACGAGGAGACTTTGCCGGAGAACACGGTAGCTAGTTTTTCCCTGGCGGCGGCTCGGTGACCAGCCCGACAGAGGGCGCACCGGCATTCTGCAACTCACTCATCAACCTGACCACAGTGCCATAATCCACTTTTGCATCACCCCAGACCAGCACGGGCGTCTTCGGCTGCACACCCATCACCTTCTGCACTTTTTCAATAATAGAGGTGAGTGGCTCTTCAATATTCTTGCCGTTGCCGAGGTCCAGATAGTAAGTCCCATCGGCTTTCACAGAGACAATGAGGGGTTCCAGATCCTTGTCATCAAGCGGTGCGGACGGGGCCTGTGGCAGCTCCACCTTGACCCCCTGCATCAACATGGGGGCTGTCACCATAAAGACAATCAACAATACCAGCATCACATCAATGTAGGGCACTACATTGATTTCAGCCACCAGCCGCCTTTTATGTTTAGGAGTTCGGATAGCCATTAACCGTGTACCCGACGGTGCAGAATACTGGAAAATTCCTCGGCAAAGGTTTGATAACCGCTGTAGATACTATCCGCCGACGCTGAATAGCGATTGTAGGCCAGCACCGCCGGAATCGCGGCAAACAGGCCCATGGCGGTGGCAATCAAGGCTTCAGAGATACCCGGCGCAACCGTAGCCAGGGTGGCCTGCTGTACCGTTGCCAGTCCGCGAAAGGAGTTCATGATCCCCCAGACGGTGCCAAACAAACCGATGTAGGGACTCACCGACGCAACGCTGGCCAGAAAGGGTAAATTCCGATTGAGTCGCTCCTCCTCCCGGGACAGGGCAATTCGCATGGATCGCTCAGTGCCTTCGATGACCGTATCCGCATCAACATTAGCCTGCTGGGCCAGGCGGTTGAACTCGCGGAAGCCCGCACGGAATACACTCGCCAAGCCCTCGGCGGCACCTCTGCCACCAATATCCGTATAGAGCTGATTAAGGTCTACTCCGGACCAGAAGTTATCCTCGAATTTGCGCAGATTGATCCCCGCATTTCTCAGGTATAGCCCCCGTTGGATGATCATTACCCAGGAGACGATCGAAGCAAAAAATAACAGTGCCATGACAAATTGCACGAGCAGGGAAGCATCGGCAATCAGACTCCAGAGTGATAATTGTTCGGTCACCAGGTAACTCCTGTTTTCTTGTTAAATAGCGGCTTGCAATGTTTGCAACATCTCGGCCGGGATGGCCGTGGGTCGCTTCGTTTGATGATTGATGCAGGCCGCTTTCACGACCCCTTCGACCAGAACCTGCTCATCCCTCAGCACTTTTTGGGCGATGGTGAATGAAGTTCTGCTCACGGCGACCAGTTTTGCCGTGGCAATTACCTGGTCATCCAATACTGCCGGTTGCCGGTACTTCAATTCCACCGAACAGACCACAAACTGCATGCCCTCAAACAGCGCCGGCTTGTCATAACCCAACGACCGCATCAGCTCAGTGCGGGCGCGCTCAAGGTACTTCAGATAATTGGCGTAGTAGACAATCCCGCCCGCGTCGGTGTCTTCCACATACACACGGATCGGTAGACAATATTCGCTGGTCATTTCTCCATGAAATCCAGTTGTTGGTCAATTTTTTGTGGACTTTTCAGACCGAAGTGCTGGTAGGCAAGGTTTGTAACCATTCGACCCCGAGTGGTTCTCATCAAGTATCCCTGCTGGATCAGAAACGGTTCCAGTACGTCCTCGATCGTTCCCCGCTCTTCGCTGATCGCGGCGGC is a window from the Porticoccus hydrocarbonoclasticus MCTG13d genome containing:
- the tolQ gene encoding protein TolQ, giving the protein MTEQLSLWSLIADASLLVQFVMALLFFASIVSWVMIIQRGLYLRNAGINLRKFEDNFWSGVDLNQLYTDIGGRGAAEGLASVFRAGFREFNRLAQQANVDADTVIEGTERSMRIALSREEERLNRNLPFLASVASVSPYIGLFGTVWGIMNSFRGLATVQQATLATVAPGISEALIATAMGLFAAIPAVLAYNRYSASADSIYSGYQTFAEEFSSILHRRVHG
- the tolB gene encoding Tol-Pal system beta propeller repeat protein TolB; protein product: MACWLPSAFAEFTIEITQGVDNPTRIAISPMTLGGRALPEDISNIVSADLDRSGLFNSIPRQNMLSFPARENDVYLRDWRVLGAEYLVVGDVTDQGGSYKVTFSLMEVAGGRKLFTKAVDGKAAQLRDIAHHISDQVYETITGIPGAFSTRIAYVSAIPKNGKMSFRLMVSDADGARERLLLASDEPIMSPAWSPDAKELVYVSFETGRPAIFRQNLATAAREQLTNFRGLNGAPAWSPDGRKLALVLSKDGNPELYTLDLMTRKFIRMTTHFAIDTEPNWTPDGKSLIFTSDRGGAPQIYKLTIASGQVERLTFAGSYNARPRLAPDGRTLVMVHRDKGDFHIASQDLVTGDLRVLTQTYLDESPTVAPNGAMLIYATKQGSKGVLAAVSLDAGVKFLLPATVGDVREPAWSPK
- a CDS encoding energy transducer TonB gives rise to the protein MFSGKVSSFTVAVLVSLLLHACMVALMVVHWEPERKQRKITQPKYVQATLLKLEEKAKPKPKPPVPKAAPKPAPKPTPKPAPKPKPKPAPKPAPKPEPKPAPKPEPQPEPKPQIDKQQLEQALASALAEEEAFLAAANDEELASSYADYIFERLAANWNRPLNSRRDMEVELLVQLLPNGQVVRVDIVRSSGNEAFDRSAVQAVLKVGRFEKLKELPPKVFETYFRKLPLIFRPDDLRL
- the pal gene encoding peptidoglycan-associated lipoprotein Pal, with product MNNQLLKYGALVTVVMALLSGCSSTGTDTTDTASAGTSVPSSQVSTGSVSTEGVTATTLGTDTAVPRVFYFEFDRAVLNAEATAALRLHAEWLRANPVNVRLEGHADERGTREYNMALGERRANAVRDFLISEGVNGNLLEVISYGEESPASLDSNETAWALNRRVEMK
- the ybgC gene encoding tol-pal system-associated acyl-CoA thioesterase; this encodes MTSEYCLPIRVYVEDTDAGGIVYYANYLKYLERARTELMRSLGYDKPALFEGMQFVVCSVELKYRQPAVLDDQVIATAKLVAVSRTSFTIAQKVLRDEQVLVEGVVKAACINHQTKRPTAIPAEMLQTLQAAI
- a CDS encoding YbgF trimerization domain-containing protein, with product MRVTAIGIILFSLLPIFGFAAAPVSELGSQPQVASPRAVPDPPAQTSTFNGGVQYQMQMLQEEVRTLRGMVEELSHEIRQLKSRQLDDYMDLDRRLSAIAAGDSSVTPTPSRADSPSANSPAAESVNSGTDEAKHYSNAYDQLKAGKTEDAIALFKKHLTDYPDGKLVANAHYWLGEIYLLQNDLDAARQAFSAVVEQYPANRKASDAAFKLGQVYFLMGDKVKAKSLLEASAAGNDNAATLAKRYLDQHF
- the tolR gene encoding protein TolR produces the protein MAIRTPKHKRRLVAEINVVPYIDVMLVLLIVFMVTAPMLMQGVKVELPQAPSAPLDDKDLEPLIVSVKADGTYYLDLGNGKNIEEPLTSIIEKVQKVMGVQPKTPVLVWGDAKVDYGTVVRLMSELQNAGAPSVGLVTEPPPGKN